A part of Bacillus thuringiensis genomic DNA contains:
- the proC gene encoding pyrroline-5-carboxylate reductase yields MLTKHRILFIGAGRMAEAIFSGLLKTSKEYIEEIIVSNRSNVEKLEQLRARYNVSTTTDWKQHVTSVDTIVLAMPPSAHEELLAELSPLLSNQLVVTVAAGIGPSYLEERLPGGTPVAWIMPNTAAEIGKSISLYTMGRSVNEMHQETLQLLLRGIGTSQLCTEEEVHQLTAVTGSAPAFLYYFAESLIEATKSYGVDEATAKHLVIQMISGSTSMLEQTQDPANLREQVTTPGGSTAEGLKALYEYNFSEAIQKAVEATNKKARGK; encoded by the coding sequence ATGCTAACTAAACATCGAATTCTATTTATTGGTGCTGGTCGTATGGCAGAAGCTATATTTTCCGGATTACTTAAAACAAGCAAAGAATATATCGAAGAAATTATCGTTTCTAACCGAAGCAACGTAGAAAAGCTAGAACAATTACGAGCGCGATATAATGTGTCTACTACAACAGATTGGAAGCAGCATGTTACATCTGTTGATACGATTGTTTTAGCAATGCCACCTTCTGCACATGAAGAATTATTAGCAGAATTATCTCCGTTACTATCGAATCAACTTGTCGTAACGGTAGCCGCTGGCATTGGCCCATCATATTTAGAAGAAAGACTTCCCGGGGGAACACCTGTCGCTTGGATTATGCCAAATACAGCTGCCGAAATTGGAAAGTCTATCTCCTTATATACAATGGGACGATCAGTAAACGAGATGCATCAAGAAACCCTGCAACTGCTTTTAAGAGGTATTGGTACTTCGCAACTTTGCACTGAAGAGGAAGTTCATCAGCTTACTGCAGTTACTGGAAGTGCACCTGCTTTCCTTTATTACTTTGCTGAAAGCTTAATTGAAGCAACAAAAAGTTATGGAGTCGATGAAGCAACCGCAAAACACCTTGTCATTCAAATGATTTCCGGCTCTACTTCTATGCTTGAACAAACGCAAGATCCAGCTAACCTCCGCGAACAAGTAACAACACCAGGCGGTTCCACAGCTGAGGGTCTCAAAGCTTTATATGAATATAATTTTTCAGAGGCAATTCAAAAAGCAGTAGAAGCAACAAACAAAAAAGCTAGGGGGAAATAA
- the pnuC gene encoding nicotinamide riboside transporter PnuC, whose product MVRSPLFLFISSIICVLVGFYIQSSYIEIFASVMGIINVWLLARERVSNFLFGMITVAIFLYIFITQGLYAMAVLAAFQFIFNVYGWYYWIARSGEDEVKATVRLGVKGWAIYIIFMLVAWIGWGYYQIRYLESTSPYLDALNAVLGLVAQFMLSRKILENWYLWIVYNVVSIVIYISTGLYVMLILAIINLFICVAGLLEWKSNYKRQGHVNNYI is encoded by the coding sequence ATGGTCAGAAGTCCACTTTTTTTATTCATTTCTAGTATTATTTGCGTATTGGTTGGATTTTATATTCAATCGAGTTATATTGAAATTTTTGCATCGGTTATGGGGATTATTAATGTTTGGTTATTAGCGAGGGAAAGGGTATCTAACTTTTTGTTTGGCATGATTACAGTTGCGATATTTCTGTATATTTTCATTACACAAGGTTTATATGCAATGGCAGTATTGGCAGCCTTTCAATTTATATTTAATGTATATGGTTGGTATTATTGGATTGCACGTAGTGGGGAGGACGAGGTAAAAGCAACAGTTCGTTTAGGTGTAAAAGGGTGGGCTATTTATATAATCTTTATGTTAGTTGCTTGGATTGGTTGGGGCTATTATCAAATCCGTTATCTAGAATCAACTAGTCCATATTTAGATGCTTTAAATGCTGTACTAGGATTAGTAGCTCAATTTATGCTAAGTCGAAAAATTTTAGAAAACTGGTATTTATGGATTGTATATAACGTGGTTAGCATTGTGATTTATATTTCCACAGGTTTATACGTCATGCTAATATTAGCTATTATTAATCTCTTTATATGTGTAGCTGGTTTACTAGAGTGGAAGAGCAACTATAAAAGACAGGGGCATGTAAATAATTATATTTAG
- a CDS encoding GRP family sugar transporter, translated as MDILLALLPAIAWGNILLVSVKMGGGAYSQTVGMTIGALFFATIMYVFTQPALTMTVLIVGFISGLFWALGQVNQLKTVEKLGVSTTVTISTGMQLVATSIFGVIAFREWTTTTTIVLGTIAILLIVVGVVFTSLDDKENAQPPGQLKKGLLTLIVSTFGYLVYVIIIRWYNIDGWSAILPQAVGMFVGAVVLTSKHKPFNKYAIRNALSGLLWGTGNLFLLLSLPRVGVATSFPLSQTGIVISTFGAIVFLGEKKTKRQLIFIALGSVLIIGGAVLLGMTKA; from the coding sequence ATGGACATTTTATTAGCGCTTCTTCCTGCAATTGCATGGGGAAACATCTTATTAGTAAGCGTAAAAATGGGCGGTGGTGCATATAGCCAAACGGTAGGTATGACAATCGGTGCTCTATTCTTCGCAACAATTATGTATGTATTTACTCAACCAGCTTTAACAATGACAGTCTTGATTGTTGGTTTTATTTCAGGTTTATTCTGGGCTTTAGGACAAGTAAACCAATTAAAAACAGTTGAAAAACTAGGTGTTTCAACTACCGTAACAATTTCTACTGGTATGCAACTTGTTGCAACTTCTATCTTTGGGGTTATCGCTTTCCGTGAGTGGACTACTACAACAACGATTGTTCTGGGAACGATTGCAATCCTATTAATCGTAGTTGGTGTTGTATTCACATCACTAGATGACAAAGAAAATGCACAGCCACCAGGACAATTGAAAAAAGGACTTCTTACTTTAATTGTTTCTACTTTCGGCTACCTTGTATATGTAATTATTATTCGTTGGTATAATATCGATGGTTGGTCTGCTATTTTACCACAAGCAGTTGGTATGTTTGTTGGTGCGGTTGTATTGACATCTAAACATAAACCATTTAACAAATATGCAATCCGTAATGCTTTATCTGGTTTACTATGGGGAACTGGAAACTTATTCTTACTTCTTTCATTACCACGTGTCGGAGTAGCAACAAGCTTCCCATTATCTCAAACTGGAATCGTTATCTCAACATTCGGTGCGATTGTCTTCTTAGGTGAAAAGAAAACAAAACGTCAATTAATCTTTATTGCACTAGGTAGTGTTTTAATTATCGGCGGCGCTGTATTGTTAGGTATGACAAAAGCATAA
- the modB gene encoding molybdate ABC transporter permease subunit, with protein MSFDAILSPIFLSLRVAACATLIVTILGTIIGRALARSSWRYKVILETIFLLPMVLPPTVIGFFLIIIFGNNSPIGTWVEAIFQQSIMFTSTAAIIASTVVAFPLMYQSAKTGFSIANVQIEESARDLGASEYQVFLHVTLPLAFPTLLSGMILSFVRALGEFGATLMFAGNIPGKTQTIPTAIYMAIDASNMQLAWTLVVITISMSLLFLLCIQLINKRITHS; from the coding sequence ATGAGCTTTGATGCTATTTTGTCACCAATCTTTCTATCTTTACGAGTAGCTGCATGTGCCACCCTAATCGTTACAATTTTAGGAACGATAATCGGACGAGCGCTAGCACGCTCTTCATGGAGATATAAAGTAATATTAGAAACTATTTTCTTATTACCAATGGTACTTCCGCCAACTGTAATCGGCTTTTTTCTCATTATCATTTTTGGAAATAATAGTCCCATTGGAACGTGGGTAGAAGCAATATTTCAGCAGTCTATTATGTTCACATCTACTGCTGCTATCATCGCTTCTACAGTTGTTGCATTTCCGCTTATGTACCAATCAGCAAAAACAGGATTTTCTATCGCAAATGTACAAATTGAAGAAAGTGCTCGGGATCTTGGTGCAAGTGAATATCAAGTTTTTCTACACGTCACACTCCCTCTTGCGTTTCCTACCTTACTAAGCGGAATGATTTTGAGCTTTGTTCGTGCACTAGGGGAATTTGGTGCTACACTCATGTTTGCCGGAAATATTCCTGGTAAAACACAGACGATCCCAACTGCAATTTATATGGCGATTGATGCAAGTAATATGCAACTTGCTTGGACACTAGTAGTTATCACTATTAGTATGTCACTCCTATTCCTGCTATGTATTCAGCTTATTAATAAAAGAATCACTCACTCTTAA
- the modA gene encoding molybdate ABC transporter substrate-binding protein, with translation MNKFTLRSIGALILSFLLIFSAACTSGEKKEKSTAKEGKTVELTISAAASLQDALKEIETKYKEKEPNIKLSFNFGASGALQQQIEQGAPADLFFSAAEDKFQTLVKKGFINEKEGKNLLGNELVLVVPKDSSLTKIQDLKDEKIKKIALGTPESVPAGKYAKASLTHENLWNDIQNKIVFTKDVRQVLTYVETGNVDAGIVYKTDALISNKVKIGETAAATSHEPIHYPLGVIKESKHKKEATSFYEYLQSKDAQSIFKKYGFTVLS, from the coding sequence ATGAACAAGTTTACATTACGATCCATCGGAGCACTTATACTCTCTTTTCTTCTTATATTTAGTGCTGCATGTACAAGCGGTGAAAAGAAAGAAAAATCAACTGCTAAAGAAGGAAAAACAGTAGAACTGACTATATCAGCTGCTGCAAGCTTACAAGATGCACTAAAAGAAATTGAAACAAAATATAAAGAAAAAGAACCTAATATTAAACTTTCTTTTAACTTCGGTGCTTCTGGTGCACTTCAACAACAAATTGAGCAAGGTGCACCTGCTGATTTATTCTTCTCAGCAGCCGAAGATAAATTCCAAACCCTTGTTAAAAAAGGATTTATTAATGAAAAAGAAGGGAAAAATCTTCTTGGAAATGAACTCGTTCTAGTCGTCCCAAAGGATAGTTCTCTTACAAAAATTCAAGATTTAAAAGATGAAAAAATTAAGAAGATCGCACTTGGTACACCTGAATCAGTACCTGCTGGAAAATATGCAAAGGCTTCTCTCACACATGAAAATCTATGGAATGATATTCAAAATAAAATCGTATTTACAAAAGATGTTCGCCAAGTGTTAACATATGTAGAAACAGGTAATGTCGATGCTGGTATTGTATACAAAACAGATGCTCTTATTTCAAACAAAGTAAAAATTGGTGAGACAGCAGCAGCTACTTCTCATGAGCCAATTCACTATCCTTTAGGTGTTATAAAAGAATCTAAGCACAAGAAAGAGGCGACTTCATTTTATGAGTATTTGCAGTCAAAAGATGCACAATCTATCTTTAAGAAATATGGATTTACAGTCCTATCCTAA
- a CDS encoding helix-turn-helix transcriptional regulator: protein MKEESEESSMDYHSYTTEEVAKRLKVSKLTVYDLIKKGELPSYRIGRQMRIDATDLEQYIKQMKTGKIQGTPVKSEDSRGLDTCIISGQELTLGMLAKRIENRLIGSNVLRAYQGSLTSLIKMYQGEGSIVSLHLFDGETGTYNVPYVKRILVGQPCTMINLLARNVGFYVQKGNPKNIKTWADLSQSSIRFVNREKGSGIRVLVDEQLRIQKLNKERISGYEWEESNHLGVATQVANGKADVGVGSEKFSQIVNVDFIPIMKEQYDLVILKNKENEELIEAVKDILQSEEFHNELKAIGGYDMMKTGQIIYETN, encoded by the coding sequence ATGAAGGAAGAAAGTGAGGAATCGTCTATGGATTATCATTCCTACACAACGGAAGAAGTAGCGAAGCGATTAAAAGTATCAAAATTAACTGTATACGATCTAATTAAAAAAGGAGAACTGCCTTCTTATAGAATCGGTAGACAGATGCGCATTGATGCAACGGATTTAGAACAATATATAAAGCAAATGAAAACAGGGAAAATACAAGGTACTCCTGTAAAGAGCGAAGATAGTAGAGGCTTGGATACATGTATTATTAGTGGACAAGAACTAACGTTAGGTATGTTGGCAAAACGTATAGAAAATCGCCTGATAGGTTCAAATGTATTAAGGGCATATCAAGGTAGTTTAACGAGTTTAATAAAAATGTATCAAGGAGAAGGAAGTATCGTTAGTCTTCATTTGTTTGATGGAGAAACGGGTACATATAATGTTCCTTACGTAAAACGTATTTTAGTTGGACAACCATGTACTATGATTAATTTATTAGCAAGGAACGTTGGGTTTTATGTGCAAAAGGGAAACCCTAAAAATATAAAAACATGGGCTGATTTATCTCAATCATCTATACGATTTGTAAATCGAGAAAAAGGTTCTGGTATTAGGGTGTTAGTCGATGAACAATTGCGCATTCAAAAGTTAAATAAAGAACGTATTAGTGGATATGAATGGGAAGAATCGAATCATCTTGGTGTTGCCACGCAAGTCGCAAATGGAAAAGCTGATGTGGGAGTAGGATCAGAAAAGTTTTCGCAAATTGTAAATGTAGATTTTATTCCAATCATGAAAGAACAGTATGATTTGGTGATTTTGAAGAATAAAGAAAATGAAGAGTTGATTGAAGCCGTGAAAGACATTCTGCAATCGGAAGAATTTCATAATGAATTAAAAGCAATTGGCGGATACGATATGATGAAAACAGGTCAAATTATATATGAAACAAACTAA
- a CDS encoding DUF3948 family protein, translating to MNNITFNKSDFIGLASGATLLTAFIYTLAQSLV from the coding sequence ATGAACAACATCACTTTCAACAAATCAGACTTTATCGGACTTGCAAGTGGAGCTACTCTTCTTACAGCTTTCATTTACACACTTGCTCAAAGTCTTGTTTAA
- a CDS encoding LysR family transcriptional regulator, with protein sequence MELRDLQIFQSVADKGSVSGAAKELNYVQSNVTARIKQLENELKTPLFYRHKRGMTLTAEGRKMLVYVNKILQDVDELKQVFLDSETPSGILKIGTVETVSTLPTILSSYYKRYPNVDLSLQAGLTEELIREVLDHQLDGAFISGPIKHPLIEQYDVSTEKLMLVTQNKAFHIEEFTTTPLLVFNQGCGYRSKLERWLKDEGLLPKRIMEFNILETILNSVALGLGITLVPQSAVHHLSKAGKVHCHAIPEKYGSISTVFIRRKDSYMTNSMRSFLKTIEEHHHINML encoded by the coding sequence ATGGAATTAAGAGACTTACAAATCTTCCAGAGTGTTGCCGACAAAGGTAGTGTAAGCGGCGCCGCAAAGGAATTAAATTACGTACAATCAAATGTAACTGCACGTATTAAACAACTAGAAAATGAACTGAAAACACCGCTCTTTTATCGTCATAAACGAGGCATGACTTTAACAGCTGAAGGAAGAAAAATGCTCGTTTATGTTAATAAAATTTTGCAAGATGTTGACGAGCTAAAACAAGTATTTTTAGATAGTGAAACACCATCTGGTATTTTAAAAATCGGCACGGTCGAAACAGTAAGTACATTACCTACCATTCTATCTTCTTACTATAAACGTTATCCGAATGTCGATTTATCATTACAAGCAGGTCTAACGGAAGAATTGATTAGAGAAGTACTTGATCATCAATTAGATGGTGCCTTTATATCAGGTCCTATTAAACATCCACTAATCGAACAATACGATGTTAGTACAGAAAAATTAATGCTTGTAACACAAAATAAAGCTTTTCATATAGAAGAATTCACAACAACGCCCCTACTCGTTTTTAACCAAGGATGTGGATACCGTTCCAAACTAGAACGATGGCTTAAAGATGAGGGTTTGCTCCCAAAAAGAATTATGGAATTTAATATATTAGAGACGATATTAAACAGTGTTGCACTCGGCCTTGGAATTACACTCGTACCACAGTCTGCTGTCCACCATCTTTCTAAAGCTGGTAAGGTACATTGTCATGCAATCCCTGAAAAATATGGTAGTATTTCAACAGTTTTCATACGCCGTAAAGATAGCTATATGACGAATTCAATGCGTAGCTTTTTAAAAACAATTGAAGAGCATCATCATATCAATATGCTTTAA
- a CDS encoding DMT family transporter, protein MIIGALACLIASMSWGAMFPVADHALEYIDPFYFSLIRYGAVAIVLIVLLLAKEGKQAFRLEGRGKLLVFFGTMAFTVYNVLIFLGQMLMGKSGVMVASIMEALMPMISICILWGYKHVKPKKYMITSMIIAFVGAVFVITKGDMSFFLTLKDNIFSLAFIFVGVVGWVIYTMGGQTCSDWSTLRYSTLTCVFGTTVTGIITVIITALGYISVPSMETISIVKYDLLFMMTLPGIVALLAWNYGVKILSSINGILFINFVPITTLIIMMMQGYQITMFDIVGTLLVIAALIRNNVCQRKEENINKKVLQEEQLRQAV, encoded by the coding sequence ATGATAATAGGGGCTTTAGCGTGTTTAATTGCAAGTATGTCATGGGGAGCAATGTTTCCAGTTGCTGATCATGCGCTAGAATACATAGATCCGTTTTATTTTTCGCTTATTCGCTATGGAGCGGTGGCAATCGTACTGATTGTATTATTGTTAGCGAAAGAAGGAAAGCAGGCATTTCGTTTAGAGGGAAGAGGAAAGTTACTCGTCTTTTTCGGAACGATGGCGTTTACTGTATATAATGTACTTATATTTTTAGGTCAAATGTTAATGGGAAAATCAGGCGTGATGGTAGCCTCTATTATGGAAGCACTGATGCCGATGATTTCGATTTGTATTCTATGGGGATATAAGCATGTAAAACCGAAAAAATATATGATAACGAGTATGATTATTGCTTTTGTAGGAGCTGTATTTGTTATTACAAAAGGTGATATGAGTTTCTTTTTAACGTTGAAAGATAACATATTTTCACTAGCATTTATATTTGTTGGGGTTGTAGGTTGGGTTATTTATACGATGGGTGGTCAAACGTGTAGCGATTGGTCAACATTACGTTATTCTACATTGACTTGTGTATTCGGTACGACTGTTACAGGAATTATAACGGTAATTATAACGGCACTTGGCTATATTTCAGTTCCTAGTATGGAAACGATTTCTATTGTGAAATATGATTTGTTATTTATGATGACATTACCGGGAATCGTAGCATTACTCGCTTGGAACTACGGTGTGAAAATTTTATCATCTATTAATGGGATTTTATTTATTAACTTTGTACCGATTACGACTTTAATTATTATGATGATGCAAGGATATCAAATAACGATGTTTGATATTGTAGGAACTTTACTTGTTATTGCAGCACTTATTCGCAATAACGTTTGTCAGAGAAAAGAAGAGAATATAAATAAGAAGGTTTTACAAGAAGAGCAATTACGCCAAGCTGTTTAA
- a CDS encoding YrzO family protein has product MLESVLFFFAVGVACELAAINRNGRKKIKQQAEMIQLLKELKERNI; this is encoded by the coding sequence ATGTTAGAAAGTGTATTGTTTTTCTTTGCTGTCGGAGTTGCTTGTGAGCTTGCAGCAATTAACCGAAATGGTCGTAAGAAGATAAAACAACAAGCTGAAATGATACAGCTTTTAAAAGAGTTAAAAGAAAGAAACATTTAA
- a CDS encoding DUF3948 family protein, which translates to MNNLTFNKLDFLGLASGSLLLTAFIYAATLV; encoded by the coding sequence ATCAACAATCTCACTTTTAACAAATTAGATTTTTTAGGATTAGCTAGCGGCTCTCTTCTTCTTACTGCTTTTATTTACGCTGCTACGCTTGTATAA
- a CDS encoding lysophospholipid acyltransferase family protein, whose translation MYKPITFLLKYIFKTAGKVEVQGREKLPEGGPYVVACTHTSFMDVLMLATGMYPTQIHYMAKKELFEGKFKNWFFKNVNAFPVDRANPGPSTLKIPSRLLKEGKVVGIFPSGTRSTEDVSLKAGAVTIALRSNVPLVPAAYVGPSSVKELIKGKKAQLIFGDPIQIDAEEKIDRKIAMKMMTDQLNEKFDELKETLQSNQK comes from the coding sequence ATGTATAAACCAATTACATTTTTGTTGAAATATATATTTAAAACAGCTGGGAAAGTAGAAGTGCAAGGAAGAGAAAAGTTACCAGAAGGTGGCCCATATGTTGTTGCATGTACACATACAAGTTTTATGGATGTATTAATGTTAGCTACAGGGATGTATCCGACCCAAATTCATTACATGGCTAAAAAAGAATTATTTGAAGGGAAATTCAAAAACTGGTTCTTTAAAAATGTGAATGCATTCCCTGTAGATCGTGCGAATCCAGGACCGAGTACACTCAAAATTCCGTCACGCCTATTAAAAGAAGGGAAAGTAGTAGGGATTTTTCCGAGTGGGACACGATCAACAGAAGATGTTTCATTAAAAGCTGGGGCTGTTACGATTGCGCTACGTTCTAATGTCCCGTTAGTACCGGCAGCTTATGTTGGTCCATCGAGTGTAAAAGAATTAATAAAAGGGAAAAAGGCGCAATTGATTTTTGGAGACCCAATTCAAATTGATGCTGAAGAAAAAATAGATCGAAAAATAGCGATGAAAATGATGACAGATCAATTAAATGAGAAGTTTGATGAGCTAAAGGAAACTTTGCAATCAAATCAAAAATAA
- a CDS encoding DUF3948 family protein has translation MNNITFNKLDFLGLASGSVLLTAFIYAATLV, from the coding sequence ATGAACAATATCACTTTTAACAAATTAGATTTTTTAGGACTAGCTAGCGGATCAGTTCTTCTTACTGCTTTTATTTACGCCGCTACGCTTGTATAA
- a CDS encoding LacI family DNA-binding transcriptional regulator → MANIKDIAKMAGVSVTTVSRVLNDHPYVSEEKRKAVIEIVEKLNYSQNANAVHLSKGKTNIVGVILPYINHPCFDAMVGGMMEVALAHNYRVLLCQTNYNKKEEMKSLHMLKTKQLDGLIICSRANDWETIEPYASYGAIVACEDNDISNISSVYTNHSAAFQLGMDYLIEKSYKKIGYCTGRKLGPSSQKRFDVYKQQLQSIDEEVNEEWIFTECFTLEDGVRVAHKLKGMQHLPEALIVAGDEVAIGVMTEAEKLGIQVPKDLAIIGFDNQPISQVLQLTTIDQNLKEIGKKAFEMFYRQISDESSKQEKVEIPYELVERSTV, encoded by the coding sequence ATGGCTAATATTAAAGATATTGCAAAGATGGCGGGAGTTTCAGTTACGACTGTTTCGAGAGTATTGAATGATCATCCATATGTAAGTGAAGAAAAAAGGAAAGCGGTTATAGAGATAGTTGAGAAGTTGAATTACTCGCAAAACGCAAATGCTGTTCATTTATCAAAAGGGAAGACGAATATTGTTGGTGTGATTTTACCGTATATTAATCATCCGTGTTTTGATGCGATGGTGGGCGGGATGATGGAGGTGGCGTTAGCTCATAATTACAGAGTGCTACTTTGCCAAACGAATTATAATAAAAAAGAAGAAATGAAAAGTTTACATATGTTAAAAACAAAACAATTGGATGGTCTCATTATTTGTTCTCGTGCGAATGATTGGGAAACGATAGAGCCATATGCTTCCTATGGGGCAATTGTTGCTTGTGAAGATAATGATATTTCAAATATCTCGAGTGTATATACGAATCATTCAGCAGCTTTTCAATTAGGAATGGATTATTTGATTGAGAAAAGTTATAAAAAAATTGGTTATTGCACGGGAAGGAAATTAGGACCGAGTAGTCAAAAGCGTTTTGATGTTTACAAACAGCAATTGCAATCTATAGATGAAGAAGTTAATGAAGAATGGATTTTCACAGAATGTTTTACATTAGAAGATGGTGTGAGAGTGGCTCATAAACTAAAGGGGATGCAGCACCTTCCTGAAGCATTAATAGTAGCAGGAGATGAAGTTGCGATTGGGGTGATGACAGAAGCTGAAAAATTAGGTATTCAAGTTCCTAAGGATTTAGCGATTATTGGCTTTGATAATCAACCTATTTCGCAAGTATTACAACTTACAACCATTGATCAAAATTTAAAGGAAATAGGTAAAAAGGCCTTTGAAATGTTTTATAGACAAATAAGTGATGAAAGTTCTAAACAAGAAAAGGTGGAAATTCCATACGAACTTGTGGAACGCTCTACTGTTTAG
- a CDS encoding PH domain-containing protein, translating to MNELLLSMKKHIEDDEKILAFVVGIFEKDNFTLSYQQGIFAATTRRLLFYGKFPYYPATFKEYSYLHIDSIDFRPHFECTCNHETIRAKYIQKGNVERFVRTVRANMNN from the coding sequence ATGAATGAACTTTTATTGAGTATGAAAAAGCATATAGAGGATGATGAAAAAATTTTGGCTTTTGTAGTAGGAATATTTGAGAAGGATAATTTTACACTATCGTATCAACAAGGGATTTTTGCTGCTACTACTAGACGTCTCCTCTTTTACGGAAAATTTCCATACTATCCTGCAACATTTAAAGAGTATTCATATTTGCATATAGATAGCATAGATTTTCGTCCGCATTTCGAATGTACTTGTAATCATGAAACCATTCGAGCTAAGTATATTCAGAAGGGGAATGTGGAGCGATTTGTCCGTACAGTTAGAGCGAATATGAATAATTAA
- a CDS encoding YitT family protein: MVNQRIKEITLITIGSLLFAIGINYFAIPNRLSEGGIIGVTVVTYYLFDWSPGIVNFAINAILLAIGYKFFDKKTMVYTILGIVETSLFLYVTEHIEYHVNSDTLLAALFAGLFVGVGLGCMFKAGGTSGGSAILAQLANQYLGWSVGKGVLIIDIVVIAGSVFIIGQEKAMYTLVAVFIGAKVIDFIVEGMDTKTAVTIISNQPDLIRETITKNMTRGVTVLEGRGGYTGKNKEVLYIVINKQELVKLKQVISRVDEDAFVVIHDVRDVLGGGFKAS; this comes from the coding sequence ATGGTTAATCAACGTATAAAGGAAATAACACTAATTACAATTGGTTCATTATTATTCGCAATTGGTATTAATTACTTTGCAATTCCAAACCGTTTATCGGAAGGTGGAATTATTGGTGTAACGGTTGTTACGTACTATTTATTTGATTGGTCGCCGGGGATTGTAAACTTTGCTATAAATGCAATCTTACTAGCTATTGGTTATAAATTTTTTGATAAGAAAACGATGGTTTATACAATTTTAGGGATTGTAGAAACATCCTTGTTTTTATATGTTACGGAACATATTGAGTATCATGTAAATAGTGATACGTTATTAGCGGCTCTATTCGCTGGCTTATTTGTCGGTGTCGGATTAGGCTGTATGTTCAAAGCTGGAGGTACATCAGGAGGATCGGCAATTTTAGCTCAGTTAGCAAATCAATATTTAGGGTGGAGCGTTGGTAAAGGCGTACTTATTATTGATATTGTTGTAATTGCTGGCTCCGTATTTATAATAGGACAAGAAAAAGCAATGTACACACTTGTTGCAGTATTCATCGGAGCGAAAGTGATTGATTTCATTGTAGAAGGAATGGATACAAAAACAGCTGTTACAATCATTTCAAATCAACCAGATTTAATACGTGAAACTATTACGAAAAACATGACACGCGGTGTCACTGTATTAGAAGGACGCGGCGGATATACTGGTAAAAATAAAGAAGTTTTATATATTGTTATTAATAAACAAGAGCTTGTTAAGTTAAAGCAAGTTATTAGTCGAGTAGATGAAGATGCTTTCGTTGTTATCCATGATGTACGTGATGTACTTGGTGGTGGTTTTAAAGCGAGTTAA
- a CDS encoding YxeA family protein yields MKKKMITTIIAMIVIVVMLLPTKLGPVIDKYNPLYKTKEYYTVVNTIGQPIGDEWYEYEFIAFDERGREQKIKKTVKHMLKRDEALKVYAKGRYGEAIEEIEAVNIPINAKSKLLAMR; encoded by the coding sequence ATGAAGAAAAAAATGATCACTACTATAATAGCGATGATAGTGATAGTAGTAATGTTACTGCCTACGAAACTTGGACCGGTTATTGATAAATATAATCCACTTTATAAGACGAAAGAATATTATACGGTTGTGAATACAATTGGTCAGCCTATTGGTGATGAGTGGTATGAATATGAATTTATTGCATTTGACGAACGTGGAAGAGAACAAAAAATAAAGAAGACTGTTAAGCATATGTTAAAGAGAGATGAAGCATTAAAGGTGTACGCAAAAGGACGCTATGGCGAGGCGATTGAAGAAATTGAAGCTGTAAATATTCCTATTAATGCGAAGAGTAAACTTTTAGCGATGAGATAG